Proteins co-encoded in one Marinobacter qingdaonensis genomic window:
- a CDS encoding flagellar basal body rod protein FlgF: MDKALYIGMSGAKQNMLAQRAHANNLANVSTTGFKKDFAQARSMPVFGEHHPTRAYALTERPGTDLSAGALMETGRKLDVALDGDGWLAIQNDRGQEVFTRTGSLQVDVNGLMRLANGELVLGNGGPVALPPYDNVQIGADGTVSIVPVGGAPDELVEVDRLKLVNPPLDALEKGEDGFMRRRPDQAIDGAEPPDANLRVATGFLESSNVNAVEEMIANLQLSRQYEMQVKVMTTANENSEAAARLLQNL, translated from the coding sequence ATGGACAAAGCCCTCTACATCGGTATGTCCGGCGCCAAGCAGAACATGCTGGCCCAGCGTGCCCATGCCAATAACCTGGCCAACGTCAGTACCACCGGGTTCAAGAAAGACTTCGCGCAGGCGCGAAGCATGCCGGTGTTCGGAGAGCATCACCCCACGCGCGCCTACGCGCTAACCGAGCGGCCCGGTACGGACCTGTCCGCTGGTGCCCTGATGGAAACCGGCCGGAAACTCGACGTCGCCCTCGACGGCGACGGTTGGCTGGCGATCCAGAATGATCGCGGCCAGGAAGTCTTCACCCGCACCGGCAGCCTGCAAGTCGACGTCAACGGACTCATGCGCCTGGCCAACGGCGAGTTGGTGCTGGGCAATGGGGGCCCGGTTGCTCTGCCGCCCTACGACAACGTTCAGATCGGTGCCGACGGCACCGTGTCCATCGTGCCGGTCGGCGGTGCCCCCGATGAGCTGGTGGAAGTGGACCGGCTGAAGCTGGTGAACCCGCCGCTGGATGCCCTGGAGAAAGGCGAGGACGGATTCATGCGGCGCCGGCCAGACCAGGCCATCGACGGCGCTGAGCCGCCCGATGCCAACCTGCGGGTCGCCACCGGGTTCCTGGAGAGCTCGAACGTGAACGCCGTCGAGGAAATGATTGCCAACCTGCAGTTGTCCCGTCAGTACGAGATGCAGGTGAAGGTCATGACCACGGCGAACGAGAATTCCGAAGCGGCGGCACGACTGTTGCAAAACCTCTGA
- the flgC gene encoding flagellar basal body rod protein FlgC, whose product MSLGSIFDIAGSGMTAQSLRLNTTASNIANAETASSSTETTYRARKPVFAAIQQSMLNPDQQGLSLMSEQGQGAGVRVEGIVESQADLQMRYEPEHPAANEDGYVFYPNVNVVEEMADMMSSSRSYQMNVDIMNTAKSMMQRILTLGQQ is encoded by the coding sequence ATGTCATTGGGCAGCATTTTTGACATCGCCGGATCCGGCATGACTGCGCAGTCACTGCGGCTTAACACCACCGCCTCGAACATCGCCAACGCCGAAACGGCCAGCTCCAGCACCGAGACCACCTACCGGGCCCGGAAGCCGGTGTTTGCCGCTATCCAGCAATCCATGCTGAACCCCGACCAGCAGGGCCTGAGCCTGATGAGTGAGCAGGGCCAGGGCGCCGGTGTCCGGGTCGAGGGGATTGTCGAGAGCCAGGCCGATCTGCAGATGCGGTACGAGCCGGAACACCCGGCCGCCAACGAAGACGGGTACGTGTTCTATCCGAACGTGAATGTGGTGGAGGAAATGGCGGACATGATGTCGTCGTCCCGCAGCTACCAGATGAACGTGGATATCATGAACACGGCCAAATCCATGATGCAGCGCATTCTGACCCTGGGTCAGCAGTAA
- the flgJ gene encoding flagellar assembly peptidoglycan hydrolase FlgJ, with translation MQDYQVQQAQVYTDFSGLNALKSQARNDKQAALEEVARQFESLFLSEMLKSMRKAGDVFAEGNYLNSSQSEFYRDMFDSQLSLTMAKGQGTGLAEALVRQLGQQVPGLDSEGGKLAGHKASLADYDRSLPPLSSRLPAQLEQVNEVADVTSATVTAPESDQALPERFDSPAQFVRELLPVAERIAGDSGIDPKLMVAQAALETGWGRHMITGDDQRPSFNLFGIKADRRWSGDSVTITTTEFREGVPMKERADFRAYPNYEASFRDYVAFLESNPRYREVLSVADQPEVFADKLQEAGYATDPNYGAKIRQIMNRDSLMTLSLGNEGIKE, from the coding sequence ATGCAGGATTATCAGGTTCAACAGGCGCAGGTTTACACCGATTTCAGCGGCCTGAACGCGCTCAAGTCCCAGGCCCGCAACGACAAGCAGGCGGCCCTGGAAGAGGTGGCGCGTCAGTTCGAGAGCCTGTTCCTGTCGGAAATGCTGAAATCCATGCGTAAGGCCGGCGATGTGTTCGCCGAGGGCAACTACCTGAACAGCAGTCAGTCCGAGTTCTACCGGGACATGTTCGACAGCCAGCTGAGCCTGACCATGGCCAAGGGGCAGGGCACCGGGCTGGCGGAAGCCCTGGTGCGCCAGCTCGGCCAGCAGGTACCGGGCCTGGACAGTGAGGGCGGGAAACTGGCGGGCCACAAGGCCAGTCTTGCCGATTACGATCGCAGCCTGCCGCCGCTGTCGAGCCGGCTGCCGGCCCAGTTGGAACAGGTGAACGAGGTCGCCGACGTGACCAGTGCTACGGTGACCGCGCCGGAAAGCGATCAGGCGTTGCCCGAGCGTTTTGACTCCCCAGCGCAGTTCGTCCGCGAACTGCTGCCGGTGGCGGAGCGGATTGCCGGTGACTCGGGGATCGACCCGAAACTGATGGTGGCCCAGGCCGCCCTGGAAACCGGGTGGGGCCGGCACATGATTACCGGGGACGACCAGCGCCCGAGTTTCAACCTGTTCGGGATCAAGGCCGACCGTCGCTGGTCCGGGGACTCGGTGACCATCACCACCACCGAATTCCGGGAAGGCGTGCCGATGAAAGAGCGCGCGGATTTCCGGGCCTACCCGAATTACGAGGCAAGCTTCCGGGATTACGTCGCCTTCCTGGAGTCGAACCCGCGTTACCGCGAGGTGCTGTCAGTGGCCGACCAGCCTGAGGTCTTTGCCGACAAGCTGCAGGAGGCCGGCTACGCCACCGATCCAAACTACGGTGCCAAGATCCGTCAGATCATGAACCGCGACTCACTGATGACATTGTCCCTCGGCAATGAAGGGATAAAGGAGTAA
- the flgL gene encoding flagellar hook-associated protein FlgL, producing MIRISSQQIFSGGINRLQELNTTLNNTQQQISTGKRVNTPSDDPVAAARILKLDQELSRVETYQRNVNLANNRLSQEESALESATDIIQRVRELTVQAGNGSLSANDRRSISSELRERLGQLASVANTRDASGEFIFSGFQGSVKAFQQDPSGSWVYQGDEGQRNLEIDDGVTVPISDHGKGIFVTIPAAPTGEVTSAAPANERISGVKVSNQAALEGLSIGDFEITVSSIAPNEVTITGPGGAPVTDSQGNSLPATFAFADGEPIQAFGLEFTISNAGIGDSFAIDTNQKQSVFKTIENLVAGLESIDKSTAQGAAEFDDLIANSLINLDNAQESIVLKQTELGGRMNAVESTQQFLEDSSVYTNQIRSELQDVDYAEAISNLSFQSFVLQAAQQSFAQVSQLSLFDRL from the coding sequence ATGATCCGCATTTCATCGCAACAGATCTTTTCCGGTGGCATCAATCGGCTGCAGGAGCTGAACACCACCCTGAACAACACCCAGCAGCAGATCTCCACCGGTAAGCGGGTGAACACGCCGTCGGACGATCCGGTGGCCGCGGCCCGGATTCTGAAACTGGATCAGGAGCTGTCCCGGGTTGAGACTTACCAGCGCAACGTCAATCTGGCCAACAACCGGCTGAGCCAGGAAGAGAGTGCCCTGGAGAGCGCCACCGACATCATTCAGCGGGTCCGGGAGCTGACGGTTCAGGCCGGTAACGGCTCCCTGTCGGCCAACGACCGCCGTTCCATCTCGTCCGAGTTGAGAGAGCGTCTGGGTCAGCTGGCCAGCGTTGCGAACACCCGCGATGCATCCGGTGAATTTATCTTCAGTGGCTTTCAGGGATCGGTGAAGGCCTTCCAGCAAGACCCATCGGGCAGCTGGGTGTATCAGGGGGATGAGGGGCAACGGAACCTGGAAATCGACGATGGCGTGACGGTACCCATCAGCGATCACGGTAAAGGCATATTCGTGACAATTCCTGCCGCACCAACGGGTGAAGTGACTTCGGCAGCGCCCGCAAACGAGCGGATAAGTGGGGTGAAGGTTTCAAATCAGGCTGCGCTTGAGGGACTCTCAATCGGGGACTTCGAAATAACGGTGAGCTCCATCGCACCGAACGAGGTAACCATCACCGGGCCGGGTGGGGCTCCTGTTACTGATTCTCAAGGTAATAGCCTCCCGGCCACGTTCGCATTCGCGGATGGCGAGCCCATTCAGGCATTTGGATTAGAGTTCACGATCTCGAACGCAGGCATTGGTGATTCCTTCGCGATCGATACGAACCAAAAGCAATCGGTATTCAAGACTATTGAGAATCTTGTCGCCGGTCTCGAATCAATCGACAAGAGCACCGCGCAGGGAGCCGCAGAGTTCGATGATTTGATCGCAAACTCACTCATCAATCTGGACAACGCCCAAGAGAGCATTGTGCTGAAGCAAACGGAATTGGGTGGGCGCATGAATGCGGTGGAGTCTACCCAGCAATTCCTGGAAGATTCCTCGGTATACACCAATCAAATCCGTTCCGAACTGCAGGATGTCGATTATGCCGAGGCGATCAGCAACCTGAGTTTCCAGAGCTTCGTGCTGCAGGCTGCCCAGCAGTCGTTCGCCCAGGTCTCCCAGTTGTCCCTGTTTGATCGGCTCTGA
- the flgK gene encoding flagellar hook-associated protein FlgK: MAGLIGIGLTGILSHQSALNTTGNNITNANTPGYSRQEVQFETQTGQRTGAGTIGSGVNVANIRRLANEYLVQQVREDSTLFGEQQALNSELTRLDNLLGGESTGLSNALNNFFASLQNAAEDPTSLPQRQLVLSEAQQVVNRFQALNQEFVQQRESVKTQMQQGVKDANTLLKSIAELNLAISESPGLAQGQMPNDLLDKRDEKLRQLSELINIKVTPTDGSQVNVALGNGLSLVVGSNAAQLGTEESAEDPTRLSFTLSNGGRTLNIDEQVTGGKLGGLKRFDDEALKPAFDELGRIAIALSATMNHQHEIGMDLEGDLGGLFFNDINALEAQRSRVIANGNNQQPQTGQLAVEITDSAALAAGSYTLQFSGDGRSYELIDKASGETVNQGRLPSPVQSEISMPGFNIRIEGGAFNAGDKYLIQPSRNAAESIGLQVSREEDLAFASPIRASTGDQNIGTGEISQGTMLNVRNPFTNSTLPAFAQQGQLSPPLEVRFRDDGGTLVYDLYNANSGALIEAGDASAVPPLNTFTSGVANKLFPEDPSDPRYRGFQFEVTGAPAPGDSFVIDYNANGVSDNRNAELLAALGTANTLNNGSQSFTEGYAGLVEDIGVKTRQSQLDMDAGKTLLEQSTNQREGVSGVNLDEEAGKLIQYQAAYNASAQVMSVAQDLFNTLLQSFR; the protein is encoded by the coding sequence ATGGCAGGACTGATTGGTATCGGCCTCACCGGCATCCTGAGTCATCAGTCGGCTCTGAACACCACCGGTAACAACATCACCAACGCCAATACCCCGGGTTACAGTCGGCAAGAGGTGCAGTTCGAGACCCAGACCGGTCAGCGGACCGGCGCCGGCACCATTGGCAGCGGGGTCAATGTCGCCAACATCCGGCGGCTGGCCAACGAATACCTGGTTCAGCAGGTGCGTGAGGACAGCACCCTGTTCGGTGAGCAGCAGGCGCTCAACTCCGAGCTGACCCGGCTGGACAACCTGCTGGGCGGTGAATCCACCGGCCTGAGCAACGCCCTGAACAACTTCTTCGCGTCGCTGCAGAACGCCGCTGAGGATCCGACCTCCCTGCCGCAACGTCAGCTGGTGCTGAGCGAGGCGCAGCAGGTGGTGAACCGGTTCCAGGCCCTGAACCAGGAATTCGTGCAACAGCGGGAATCGGTCAAGACCCAGATGCAGCAGGGCGTGAAAGACGCCAACACGCTGCTGAAAAGCATCGCCGAACTGAATCTGGCCATTTCCGAATCGCCGGGCCTGGCCCAGGGCCAGATGCCCAACGACCTGCTGGACAAGCGTGATGAAAAGCTGCGCCAGTTGTCGGAGCTGATCAACATCAAGGTGACGCCGACCGACGGCAGCCAGGTCAACGTGGCGCTCGGCAACGGTCTGTCGCTGGTGGTGGGCAGCAACGCGGCACAGCTGGGCACCGAGGAAAGCGCCGAGGATCCGACCCGCCTGTCGTTCACCCTGTCCAACGGCGGCCGGACCCTGAACATCGACGAGCAGGTCACCGGCGGCAAGCTCGGCGGGCTGAAGCGATTTGATGACGAGGCCCTGAAGCCGGCGTTTGATGAGCTCGGCCGGATCGCCATCGCGCTGTCTGCGACCATGAACCACCAGCATGAAATCGGCATGGATCTGGAGGGCGACCTGGGTGGCCTGTTCTTCAATGACATCAACGCCCTGGAAGCGCAACGCAGCCGCGTGATTGCCAATGGTAACAACCAGCAGCCCCAGACCGGCCAGCTAGCGGTCGAGATCACCGACAGTGCCGCGCTGGCGGCCGGCAGTTACACCCTGCAGTTCAGTGGCGACGGCCGCAGCTACGAGCTGATCGACAAGGCCAGTGGCGAGACCGTGAATCAGGGCCGGCTGCCAAGCCCGGTCCAGTCCGAGATTTCCATGCCCGGCTTCAACATCCGCATTGAGGGCGGGGCCTTCAATGCCGGAGACAAGTACCTGATCCAGCCGAGCCGGAACGCAGCCGAGAGCATCGGCCTGCAGGTCAGCCGGGAAGAGGATCTGGCCTTCGCCAGCCCGATTCGTGCCTCGACCGGCGACCAGAACATCGGGACCGGGGAGATCAGTCAGGGCACCATGCTCAACGTCCGCAATCCGTTTACCAATTCGACCCTGCCGGCGTTTGCCCAGCAGGGTCAGTTGTCGCCGCCGCTCGAAGTCCGGTTCCGCGATGACGGTGGCACCCTGGTTTACGACCTTTACAACGCCAACAGCGGTGCGCTGATTGAGGCGGGCGATGCCAGCGCCGTGCCGCCCCTGAATACGTTTACGTCTGGTGTTGCCAACAAGCTGTTCCCGGAGGATCCGTCCGATCCCCGTTACCGCGGCTTCCAGTTTGAGGTGACCGGGGCGCCGGCGCCCGGCGACAGCTTCGTGATCGACTACAACGCCAACGGCGTGTCCGATAACCGCAACGCCGAACTGTTGGCCGCGCTGGGCACCGCCAACACCCTCAATAACGGCAGTCAGAGCTTTACCGAAGGCTATGCCGGGTTGGTCGAGGACATCGGGGTCAAGACCCGGCAGAGCCAGCTCGACATGGACGCCGGCAAAACCCTGCTGGAGCAGTCCACCAATCAGCGGGAGGGGGTGTCCGGCGTCAACCTCGATGAGGAGGCCGGCAAACTGATTCAGTACCAGGCCGCTTACAACGCATCCGCGCAGGTGATGTCGGTGGCACAGGACTTGTTCAATACGCTGTTACAGAGTTTCCGGTAA
- a CDS encoding flagellar basal body P-ring protein FlgI, with translation MSLKKILAACLMLAVCSAPVLADRLKDLSRIKGVRNNQLVGYGLVVGLDGTGDKAPFTNQTFRNMMNQFGVTLPEGVNPNLANVAAVTVSANLPPFAKPGQEIDITVSSIGNADSLRGGTLLMTPLKGADNNIYAMAQGSLVVGGFGAQGQDGSRITVNIPSVGRIPNGATIEREVVSPFTKGDTITFNLLRPDFTTARRVVEAINGQLGPDMAYAHDATSISVRAPRDPSQRVSFLSILENIEVNPAQDAAKVVINSRTGTIVVGQNVQVSPAAVTHGNLTVTIQENPNVVQPNPFGQGETALEQDSQIAITEEPARMFKFGPAVTLNEIVQAVNQVGAAPGDVMAVLEALKQAGALRAELIVI, from the coding sequence ATGAGCCTCAAGAAAATCCTGGCTGCCTGCCTGATGCTGGCGGTGTGTTCGGCGCCCGTGCTGGCGGACCGGCTCAAGGACCTTTCCCGAATCAAGGGCGTACGCAACAACCAGCTCGTGGGCTATGGCCTGGTCGTGGGGCTGGATGGCACCGGGGACAAGGCGCCGTTCACCAACCAGACCTTCCGCAACATGATGAACCAGTTTGGCGTGACCTTGCCGGAAGGGGTGAATCCGAACCTGGCCAACGTGGCCGCGGTTACCGTCAGCGCCAACCTGCCGCCGTTCGCCAAGCCTGGTCAGGAAATCGACATCACCGTGTCGTCCATCGGCAACGCCGACAGCCTGCGCGGCGGCACCCTGCTGATGACTCCGCTGAAAGGGGCCGACAACAACATCTACGCCATGGCCCAGGGTAGCCTGGTGGTTGGCGGCTTTGGGGCCCAGGGGCAGGACGGGTCGCGGATTACCGTCAACATCCCCAGTGTCGGCCGGATTCCGAACGGCGCGACCATCGAGCGTGAGGTGGTGTCGCCGTTCACCAAGGGCGACACCATCACCTTCAATTTGCTTCGGCCGGACTTCACCACCGCCCGTCGGGTGGTCGAGGCCATCAACGGCCAGTTGGGTCCCGATATGGCGTACGCCCACGATGCCACCTCCATCTCCGTGCGCGCGCCGCGGGATCCGTCCCAGCGCGTCAGCTTCCTGTCGATCCTGGAGAACATCGAGGTCAACCCGGCCCAGGACGCCGCCAAGGTGGTCATCAACAGCCGCACCGGCACCATCGTGGTGGGCCAGAATGTCCAGGTCAGCCCAGCTGCGGTCACCCACGGCAACCTGACCGTCACCATCCAGGAAAACCCGAACGTGGTGCAGCCCAATCCGTTTGGCCAGGGCGAAACGGCCCTGGAGCAGGATTCCCAGATCGCCATCACCGAAGAACCGGCCCGCATGTTCAAGTTCGGTCCCGCCGTCACCCTCAATGAGATCGTGCAGGCGGTGAACCAGGTGGGCGCTGCTCCGGGCGACGTTATGGCGGTGCTGGAAGCCCTGAAACAGGCCGGCGCCCTGCGCGCCGAGCTGATCGTGATCTAG
- the flgG gene encoding flagellar basal-body rod protein FlgG — translation MHPALWVSKTGLSAQDTNMSTISNNLANVNTTGFKRDRAVFQDLLYQINRQPGGLSTQNSELPSGLQLGTGVRVVGTAKQFSQGNLQVTEQPLDMAVNGRGFLQVQLPDGQIAYTRDGQFQLNANGDVVNPDGYALEPAINVPENATTITIGKDGTVTAITDDQAAPVNLGQITLVDFANPQGLQAIGNNLFKETNASGDPAQGEPGLDGLGTLEQGTIEASNVEVVEELVNMITTQRAYEMNSKVVSTTDQMLQFITNNIG, via the coding sequence ATGCATCCAGCACTTTGGGTCAGCAAAACCGGGTTGAGCGCGCAGGACACCAACATGTCCACCATCTCCAACAACCTGGCGAACGTGAATACCACCGGCTTCAAGCGCGACCGTGCGGTGTTCCAGGATCTCCTGTACCAGATCAACCGTCAGCCGGGCGGGCTCAGCACCCAGAATTCGGAACTGCCGTCGGGGCTGCAGCTGGGTACCGGTGTGCGGGTCGTGGGCACTGCCAAGCAGTTTTCCCAGGGCAACCTCCAGGTCACCGAGCAGCCCCTGGACATGGCGGTGAATGGGCGGGGCTTCCTGCAGGTCCAGCTGCCGGATGGCCAGATTGCCTACACCCGGGACGGTCAGTTCCAGCTCAATGCCAACGGTGACGTGGTCAACCCCGACGGCTACGCCCTGGAACCGGCGATCAACGTGCCGGAGAACGCCACCACCATCACCATCGGCAAGGACGGCACGGTGACCGCGATCACCGACGACCAGGCGGCGCCGGTGAACCTGGGGCAGATCACCCTGGTGGACTTCGCCAACCCGCAGGGGTTGCAGGCCATCGGTAACAACCTGTTCAAGGAAACCAACGCCAGCGGTGACCCGGCTCAGGGCGAACCAGGGCTGGACGGCCTGGGCACCCTGGAGCAGGGCACCATTGAGGCCTCCAACGTGGAAGTGGTGGAAGAGCTGGTCAACATGATCACCACCCAGCGGGCCTATGAAATGAACTCGAAGGTGGTCTCCACCACCGACCAGATGCTGCAGTTCATCACCAACAATATTGGTTAA
- a CDS encoding flagellar hook assembly protein FlgD, with product MSAINATDASDVLSQYQLKQQGASGNSELGKNEFMELMLAQLKNQNPLEPQDNGEFISQLAQFSSLEEMQKLSGTVDDVVGQFRSTQALQASAMVGKTVLAPSSVGILGSEGEIRGTIEVPASTGGLRLSVQNQSGELVRQIDLGSSPAGVKSFSWDGQDGNGNPLPPGPYRVVAEASYPQGSQQLSTMVSANVDSVSLGQNGAITLNLAGMGSIALSDVKQIN from the coding sequence ATGAGCGCAATCAACGCAACCGACGCGTCCGATGTTCTGAGCCAATACCAGCTCAAGCAGCAGGGAGCGAGCGGCAACAGCGAACTCGGCAAGAACGAGTTCATGGAACTGATGCTGGCGCAGCTGAAGAACCAGAACCCGCTGGAGCCCCAGGACAACGGTGAGTTCATCTCCCAGCTGGCGCAATTCAGCTCGCTGGAGGAAATGCAGAAGCTGTCCGGTACCGTCGATGACGTGGTCGGGCAGTTCCGATCAACCCAGGCGCTGCAGGCCTCGGCCATGGTCGGCAAGACCGTGCTGGCGCCCTCGAGCGTGGGCATTCTGGGCTCCGAAGGCGAGATCCGGGGCACCATCGAAGTTCCGGCCAGTACCGGTGGCCTGCGGCTGTCGGTTCAGAACCAGAGCGGCGAGCTGGTGCGCCAGATCGATCTGGGCAGCAGCCCGGCGGGTGTCAAGTCGTTCAGCTGGGACGGTCAGGATGGCAACGGCAACCCGTTGCCGCCAGGACCCTACCGGGTGGTCGCCGAGGCCTCCTACCCGCAGGGCAGTCAGCAGCTCTCGACCATGGTCAGCGCCAACGTCGACAGTGTCTCGCTGGGCCAGAACGGCGCCATCACTTTGAATCTGGCGGGCATGGGCTCCATCGCTCTGTCCGACGTCAAACAAATCAATTAA
- a CDS encoding flagellar hook protein FlgE gives MAFNTGLSGLRAASVDLDVTGNNIANASTVGFKGSKAQFGDLYASGFLSAGSNPIGDGVRVQDVKQSFSQGNISFTDSGLDMAISGDGFFILNNGGETRYSRAGQFGIDKNGFVTNNQGMRVQGFTADGDGNLSGIRGDLQVSTDNLAPRRTTNLTSDLNLDSRQPVLETRVRDIGPLTLSDVTGETFNVQYTDGSPDYSVDLSGATSARGAAALINDAPGLSASATTTATFDGSAAGSGPLDDAYITAAGPANFAFSLSINGAPLALDTSNITSLQDLVDSINNSSETAISASVVDDGSGNNVLRVIHNQGETLDYAFDNDGDLNNGGENTATVEGDINATADRLVAGIDDPADGDFETAFNTSPIRITNEFNPQDQRTYNHATSTTIYDSLGNSHELTQFFVKEPSPGAGVGVSEWSVYVEIDGELVAGTDTTPFTARFDQNGSLQSINGDPSGELVVDDWIPKDSNGQPNGADGPPPAGAAIVTPIPEPPTSSAFVVNLSDTTQYGAAFGVNDQQQNGYTTGRLSGLDVSDTGVIFARYTNGQSQSLGQVALASFNNTEGLSPVGDTSWVETFESGQPIVGAPDTGTLGSIAASSVEESNVDLSAELVNLIIAQRNYQANAKTIETSDAVTQTIINLR, from the coding sequence ATGGCATTTAACACAGGGCTCAGCGGCCTTCGGGCAGCATCGGTGGATCTGGACGTAACCGGCAACAACATTGCCAACGCCAGTACAGTCGGCTTCAAGGGCAGCAAGGCGCAATTTGGCGACCTGTACGCCAGTGGCTTCCTCAGCGCCGGCTCCAACCCCATTGGGGACGGGGTCCGGGTGCAGGACGTCAAGCAGTCGTTCAGCCAGGGCAATATCAGCTTCACCGACAGCGGCCTGGATATGGCGATCAGCGGTGACGGCTTCTTCATCCTCAACAACGGCGGCGAGACGCGCTATTCCCGGGCCGGTCAGTTCGGCATCGACAAGAATGGCTTCGTCACCAACAACCAGGGCATGCGGGTCCAGGGCTTCACCGCTGATGGTGATGGCAACCTGTCGGGTATTCGTGGCGACCTCCAGGTGTCCACCGACAACCTGGCGCCGCGCCGTACCACCAATCTGACCTCCGACCTGAACCTCGACTCCCGGCAGCCGGTGCTTGAAACCCGGGTCCGGGACATCGGCCCATTGACCCTGTCGGATGTCACTGGTGAAACCTTCAACGTCCAGTACACCGATGGCTCGCCGGATTATTCCGTGGACCTGTCCGGCGCCACCAGTGCCCGGGGTGCCGCGGCGCTGATCAATGACGCGCCGGGGCTGAGCGCGTCCGCCACCACCACCGCGACCTTCGACGGCTCCGCCGCCGGTTCGGGTCCACTGGATGACGCCTACATCACCGCTGCAGGTCCGGCCAACTTTGCCTTCAGCCTGAGCATCAACGGCGCGCCCCTGGCGCTGGATACCAGCAACATCACCTCGTTGCAGGATCTGGTGGATTCCATCAATAACTCCAGCGAGACCGCCATCTCGGCCTCGGTGGTGGACGACGGTTCCGGCAACAACGTGCTACGGGTCATCCATAACCAGGGCGAGACGCTGGACTATGCCTTCGATAACGACGGTGATCTGAACAACGGCGGCGAAAACACCGCGACCGTTGAGGGTGACATCAATGCCACCGCCGACCGGCTGGTCGCTGGCATCGACGACCCGGCGGACGGTGACTTTGAAACCGCCTTCAACACCTCGCCGATCCGGATCACCAACGAGTTCAATCCGCAGGACCAGCGCACCTATAACCACGCTACCTCAACCACTATCTACGACAGCCTGGGCAACTCCCACGAGCTCACCCAGTTTTTCGTGAAGGAGCCGTCACCGGGGGCCGGGGTCGGGGTCAGCGAGTGGTCGGTGTACGTTGAGATTGATGGCGAGTTGGTGGCCGGCACCGACACCACGCCGTTTACCGCACGGTTTGATCAGAACGGCAGCCTGCAGTCGATCAACGGTGACCCGTCCGGAGAATTGGTGGTCGACGACTGGATTCCCAAGGACAGCAACGGCCAGCCCAACGGTGCCGATGGCCCGCCGCCGGCAGGCGCGGCGATCGTGACCCCGATTCCGGAGCCGCCAACGTCCTCGGCGTTTGTGGTCAACCTGTCGGACACCACCCAGTACGGGGCCGCCTTCGGTGTCAACGACCAGCAACAGAACGGCTACACCACGGGCCGGCTGTCCGGGCTGGACGTGTCTGACACCGGGGTGATCTTCGCCCGCTACACCAACGGTCAGTCCCAGTCCCTGGGGCAGGTGGCACTGGCGTCCTTCAACAATACCGAGGGCCTGTCACCGGTGGGTGACACGTCCTGGGTGGAGACCTTTGAATCCGGGCAGCCCATTGTCGGGGCGCCGGACACCGGTACGCTCGGCTCCATTGCCGCCAGCTCGGTGGAAGAGTCCAACGTCGACCTGTCGGCGGAGCTGGTCAATCTGATCATTGCCCAGCGCAATTACCAGGCGAACGCCAAGACCATCGAGACTTCCGATGCGGTCACCCAGACCATCATCAACCTTCGCTAA
- the flgH gene encoding flagellar basal body L-ring protein FlgH — MKRIIQVSAIKRASSLTLIGALIVLQGCTAMSRPRAVPDDPQFAPVRAQAMMQRDPDSGAIFQSSRNYNFYGDTTALNVGDVLTITLQESTRASKNAETSITKDNEVSLPEPTILGKSNFGINTSLNHERDFEGSAEADQSNSLAGNITVTVTEVLPNGVLRIRGEKWLSLTNGDEYIRLTGLVRPQDIQPDNTVASTRIADARIAYGGTGDFDQANQMGWLARFFNSEWWPL; from the coding sequence ATGAAACGCATCATTCAAGTCAGCGCTATCAAGCGCGCGTCGAGCCTGACGCTCATTGGAGCTCTGATCGTACTGCAGGGATGCACTGCCATGAGCCGGCCCCGTGCAGTACCGGACGATCCCCAGTTCGCGCCGGTCCGGGCCCAGGCAATGATGCAGCGGGACCCGGACTCCGGGGCCATCTTCCAGAGCTCGCGTAACTACAATTTCTACGGTGACACCACGGCGCTGAACGTGGGGGATGTCCTGACCATCACCCTGCAGGAGTCGACCCGCGCCAGCAAGAACGCCGAGACCAGCATCACCAAGGACAACGAGGTGTCACTGCCGGAGCCGACCATCCTGGGCAAGAGCAATTTCGGCATTAACACGTCCCTGAACCACGAGCGTGATTTCGAAGGCTCGGCGGAGGCCGACCAGAGCAACAGCCTGGCCGGCAACATCACCGTGACCGTGACCGAAGTGCTGCCCAACGGCGTGCTGCGGATTCGCGGCGAGAAGTGGCTGTCGCTCACCAACGGCGACGAGTACATCCGTTTGACCGGGCTGGTTCGGCCCCAGGACATCCAGCCGGACAATACCGTGGCCTCGACCCGCATCGCCGATGCCCGCATTGCCTATGGCGGTACCGGTGACTTTGACCAGGCCAACCAGATGGGCTGGCTGGCGCGCTTCTTCAACAGTGAATGGTGGCCACTATGA